In the genome of Phaeodactylum tricornutum CCAP 1055/1 chromosome 20, whole genome shotgun sequence, one region contains:
- a CDS encoding predicted protein encodes MSTATPHCHASTVEQDGLVYQTGLGNQFESECIPGALPRGRNNPRMVPFGLYTEQLSGTAFTAPRAENRRVWLYRIQPSVTIGAAESLPQEPQFAGGCDPRACEAAIDPLRWHPYPVDGAAGVEYDFVSGLKLQCHAGDPAMREGLAIYLYSFGTNMKDLQTHFVDHDGELLIMPQQGSLDVLTELGRLIVHPTELVVIPRGVVFQVNHFEGESKGPIPGTSPTATARGYMLEVYKGGFALPELGPIGSNGLANARDFLHPVAWCVAQSDYEKPCCIVAKMQSQLYAKSSTHSPYNVVAWHGNYSPYKYNLERFCAVNSVTYDHLDPSIYTVLSCQSEHVGTALADVVLFPPRVLATDANTLRPPWFHRNVMSEYMGLLYGSYDAKVSSGTDGAGGFVPGGSSLHNAMVPHGPDAATYVRAVADPCDAPVLLNRGLAFMFETYLPLRVNPQALRDEAWRDVDYTACWQDLTAADFTGWDWVNGTVGTTREEDDR; translated from the coding sequence ATGTCGACTGCCACGCCGCATTGCCACGCCTCGACGGTCGAACAGGATGGCCTCGTCTACCAGACAGGTTTGGGGAATCAGTTCGAAAGCGAGTGCATTCCTGGCGCGCTGCCCCGCGGTCGCAACAACCCGCGCATGGTTCCGTTTGGATTGTACACGGAACAGCTTTCGGGAACGGCCTTTACGGCACCGAGAGCGGAAAACCGCCGGGTTTGGTTGTACCGGATTCAGCCCAGTGTCACTATTGGTGCCGCCGAATCGCTCCCCCAGGAACCGCAATTTGCGGGTGGTTGTGATCCGCGGGCCTGTGAAGCCGCGATAGATCCCTTGCGGTGGCACCCCTATCCCGTCGATGGTGCGGCTGGTGTAGAGTACGACTTTGTGTCGGGTTTGAAACTGCAGTGTCACGCGGGAGATCCAGCCATGCGAGAAGGACTCGCGATATACCTTTACAGCTTCGGCACCAATATGAAAGACCTACAGACGCATTTCGTCGATCACGATGGCGAGCTGTTGATAATGCCGCAGCAGGGGTCGTTGGACGTTTTGACGGAGTTAGGACGCTTGATCGTACATCCCACCGAACTCGTGGTGATTCCTCGCGGCGTTGTGTTTCAAGTCAATCATTTCGAGGGCGAGAGCAAGGGCCCCATCCCAGGCACATCTCCGACGGCAACAGCACGAGGCTACATGCTGGAAGTATACAAAGGCGGATTTGCCTTGCCGGAGCTGGGACCGATTGGATCGAACGGGCTCGCCAATGCTCGAGACTTTTTACACCCAGTAGCCTGGTGCGTTGCGCAAAGCGACTACGAGAAACCGTGCTGTATTGTGGCCAAAATGCAGTCCCAACTCTACGCCAAATCGTCCACACATTCGCCCTATAACGTGGTGGCCTGGCACGGCAACTATAGTCCGTACAAATACAATTTGGAACGCTTCTGTGCCGTCAATTCCGTCACGTACGATCACCTGGATCCCAGTATCTACACCGTTTTATCCTGCCAATCCGAACACGTGGGAACGGCCTTGGCCGACGTTGTACTGTTCCCACCTCGCGTTTTGGCGACCGATGCCAACACACTGCGACCACCCTGGTTTCACCGCAACGTCATGTCGGAGTACATGGGACTGCTGTACGGTTCGTACGACGCCAAAGTGTCGTCGGGTACGGACGGTGCTGGTGGTTTTGTCCCGGGCGGTTCCAGTTTGCACAACGCCATGGTCCCGCACGGCCCGGATGCGGCGACCTACGTCCGCGCCGTGGCGGATCCCTGTGACGCTCCCGTTTTGCTTAATCGCGGTTTGGCGTTCATGTTTGAAACGTATCTGCCACTCCGGGTCAATCCACAAGCCTTGCGGGACGAAGCGTGGCGAGATGTTGACTACACCGCGTGTTGGCAAGATTTGACGGCGGCAGATTTTACCGGATGGGACTGGGTCAACGGTACGGTGGGGACGACACGGGAGGAAGACGATCGGTAG
- a CDS encoding predicted protein gives KLQQGEKLRYYIYKIEDKKTIVIEKKGARDRTYDDFVADLPENDCRYGLIDLEFKTDDGRPTAKLVFITWNPDTANVRSKMLYSGSKEALKTALNGVGIHINATDQAELDLETSILPTCRKFA, from the coding sequence AAGCTCCAGCAAGGCGAGAAGCTCCGTTACTACATTTACAAGATTGAAGACAAGAAGACCATTGTCATCGAGAAGAAGGGAGCCCGCGACCGGACCTACGACGATTTCGTCGCCGACCTGCCCGAAAACGACTGCCGCTACGGACTCATCGATTTGGAATTCAAAACGGACGACGGCCGACCCACCGCCAAACTCGTCTTTATTACCTGGAATCCCGACACAGCCAACGTGCGCTCCAAAATGCTCTACAGTGGATCCAAGGAAGCCCTCAAGACCGCACTCAACGGCGTCGGCATCCACATTAACGCCACCGATCAAGCCGAACTAGACTTGGAAACATCCATTTTGCCAACCTGCCGAAAGTTTGCCTAA